Proteins encoded within one genomic window of Armatimonadota bacterium:
- a CDS encoding ABC transporter permease: protein MNPILTVYRKEMREMLRDKRVRSAMFIGPIFSVALMFMLFGLIFSSIGKATKTTVHAIVPKHDAATDGFIKALEKGGMTVKELPSVADAEAKIKKGDVRLALDFGNGMESALASNKPFKLPAYFDPSEQKAQIALSVIEKSMGAMNEAIVGKLFEEKQIDKAMLKPLSVERKEVKVGDTNTNEFLVQLLPYLIVIWAFYGAMSSASDMVAGEKERQTLETLLISPVARKQVALGKLFALASASFLATASSIATIFVFYSLRLEFLKPLFENGLGLNFTGVLVILVALIPTTMFFASALIAISSFARNTREAQTYLAQGSILVMLPAMFSQIIGFTDFAQSRAVYAIPILNAANVIRNALSGKYDAVGIAMTVGIGTVLAFIAMGWSVRLFNRESILNRI from the coding sequence ATGAACCCAATTCTCACCGTCTACCGCAAAGAAATGCGCGAAATGCTCCGCGACAAGCGGGTGCGCTCAGCCATGTTCATCGGCCCAATCTTCTCGGTTGCGTTGATGTTTATGCTGTTCGGCTTGATCTTCTCAAGCATCGGCAAAGCGACCAAGACGACTGTCCACGCCATCGTCCCGAAACACGACGCCGCCACCGATGGATTCATTAAGGCACTGGAGAAAGGCGGAATGACCGTCAAGGAATTGCCTTCAGTCGCTGATGCTGAAGCGAAAATCAAGAAAGGCGATGTCCGCCTTGCCCTCGACTTTGGAAACGGAATGGAGTCCGCTCTAGCGTCAAACAAGCCGTTCAAGCTCCCCGCGTACTTTGACCCTTCTGAGCAGAAAGCCCAAATTGCCCTCAGCGTGATCGAGAAGTCGATGGGTGCCATGAACGAGGCCATCGTCGGCAAACTCTTCGAGGAGAAGCAGATCGACAAGGCGATGCTCAAACCCCTCAGCGTTGAGCGAAAGGAAGTCAAGGTCGGAGACACGAACACCAACGAATTCCTCGTCCAACTACTTCCCTATCTGATCGTGATTTGGGCGTTCTACGGGGCCATGAGCTCGGCTAGCGACATGGTCGCTGGCGAGAAGGAGCGTCAGACGCTAGAGACTCTCCTGATCAGCCCAGTCGCCCGTAAACAAGTTGCCCTTGGTAAGCTCTTCGCGTTAGCTTCGGCTTCATTCCTTGCCACCGCAAGCAGCATCGCCACAATCTTTGTGTTCTACAGCTTGCGTCTAGAATTCCTGAAGCCTCTGTTCGAGAATGGTCTTGGGCTGAACTTCACCGGAGTCTTGGTAATCTTGGTAGCGTTGATCCCGACAACAATGTTCTTTGCGAGCGCCCTGATCGCCATCAGCAGCTTTGCCCGAAACACCCGCGAAGCGCAGACTTATCTGGCGCAAGGCAGCATCCTTGTTATGCTTCCGGCAATGTTCAGCCAGATCATCGGCTTCACCGATTTCGCCCAGAGCAGGGCTGTCTATGCGATCCCCATCCTTAATGCCGCGAACGTGATCCGAAACGCCCTCAGCGGCAAATATGATGCCGTTGGCATCGCGATGACCGTCGGAATCGGAACCGTACTCGCTTTCATCGCCATGGGCTGGAGCGTTAGACTATTCAATCGCGAGTCAATTCTGAATCGGATTTGA